Proteins encoded in a region of the Mariprofundus ferrinatatus genome:
- a CDS encoding Dyp-type peroxidase has protein sequence MSYPQPGILADVPAQARYLTFDISDPSEISAALQQLARFADGEQVVIGIGRPVSDALGISIPELKSFPVIDAAKVDIPATQSALWCWLRGEDRGELVHISRKIIEILSGGFECISIIDGFRYDIGRDLTGYEDGTENPTDGDAIAAAIAADGSSFVAVQQWVHDLDDFLTRPEEEQDDTIGRRKSDNEEFDEAPETAHVKRVAQEDFDPEAFVVRRSMPWADAGHEGLVFVAFGKNFDAYTTLLTHMVGADDGKVDALFSFTTPVTGSFFWCPPMKGEKLDLSLLGIG, from the coding sequence ATGAGTTATCCCCAACCCGGCATCCTTGCCGATGTGCCGGCACAGGCACGCTACCTCACCTTTGATATCAGTGATCCGTCTGAAATCTCCGCTGCCTTGCAACAGCTGGCCCGTTTTGCCGATGGCGAGCAGGTGGTGATCGGAATCGGCAGGCCTGTTTCCGATGCACTCGGCATTTCCATTCCGGAGCTGAAAAGTTTCCCCGTCATTGATGCTGCCAAGGTGGATATCCCTGCCACTCAGTCCGCACTCTGGTGCTGGCTGCGCGGTGAAGACCGCGGCGAACTTGTGCACATCAGCCGAAAAATTATCGAGATACTCTCCGGCGGCTTCGAGTGCATCAGCATCATCGATGGTTTCCGCTACGATATCGGCCGTGACCTGACCGGTTACGAGGACGGGACTGAGAACCCGACCGATGGTGATGCGATCGCCGCCGCCATCGCCGCAGACGGCTCCAGCTTCGTCGCTGTGCAGCAGTGGGTTCATGACCTTGATGATTTCCTCACCCGCCCCGAAGAGGAGCAGGATGACACCATCGGGCGCAGAAAATCGGATAACGAGGAGTTCGACGAAGCGCCTGAAACAGCACATGTGAAACGCGTTGCGCAGGAGGATTTTGACCCGGAGGCGTTTGTCGTACGCCGTTCAATGCCGTGGGCGGATGCCGGCCATGAAGGTCTGGTATTCGTTGCCTTTGGCAAAAACTTCGATGCCTATACAACCCTTCTCACGCACATGGTTGGCGCCGATGACGGCAAGGTGGACGCACTATTCAGTTTTACCACACCCGTTACCGGCAGCTTCTTCTGGTGTCCGCCGATGAAGGGTGAAAAACTCGATCTGTCCTTGCTGGGGATCGGATAG
- the folA gene encoding type 3 dihydrofolate reductase, translating to MAKPTLSLIWGQDRNGLIGRNNALPWHLPADLAWFKRSTMGKPILMGRKTHESIGRPLPGRTNLILTRQTDLVIEGCTVVHSPDEVLAMVPDADEIMVMGGAEIYALLFDRATRLYITEIEGEFEGDAWFPEFDRNIWKETFRETHQPDEKNPYPYTFLILERPAD from the coding sequence ATGGCAAAACCTACTCTTTCACTCATATGGGGGCAGGATCGGAACGGCCTGATCGGCCGCAACAACGCTCTGCCCTGGCACCTGCCTGCTGACCTGGCCTGGTTCAAACGCTCGACCATGGGCAAGCCGATTCTGATGGGACGCAAAACCCACGAATCGATCGGGCGCCCGCTGCCCGGGCGAACGAATCTGATTCTGACCCGCCAAACGGACTTGGTGATTGAGGGCTGCACAGTGGTTCATTCACCAGATGAGGTACTGGCCATGGTCCCGGATGCCGATGAGATCATGGTGATGGGTGGTGCGGAGATTTATGCACTTCTGTTTGATCGAGCTACACGGCTCTATATCACCGAGATTGAAGGTGAATTCGAGGGTGACGCCTGGTTTCCGGAATTTGACCGCAACATATGGAAGGAGACATTCCGTGAGACTCACCAGCCTGATGAGAAAAACCCATACCCCTACACCTTTCTAATTCTGGAGCGGCCGGCCGACTGA
- a CDS encoding glucosaminidase domain-containing protein — translation MKNDIFHSITTGRIRLFSALLMVAVMALAACSLKVGGVLMVEKEKNSSELNGSVEQKKQAFFARMKPLVEAENERILEQREDLLAMRSSRNLGWFERRTLQTLAEEYEVEIGDEPGQKEVQALLMRVDAVPVEMALVQAANESSWGESRFAVEGNNYFGQWCYSKGCGIVPEQRSAGATHEVRRFDNARDSVRAYMNNINTTRAYVPFRKLREEQRKRKQELDAVHLALGLKSYSERGMAYVKTIQAMIRSNRKLIASS, via the coding sequence ATGAAGAACGATATATTTCATTCAATTACAACAGGACGAATCCGGCTGTTTTCAGCGCTGTTGATGGTTGCCGTAATGGCGTTGGCGGCATGCTCCCTTAAAGTCGGCGGTGTATTGATGGTTGAGAAAGAGAAGAACAGCTCTGAACTGAACGGTAGCGTCGAGCAGAAAAAACAGGCTTTCTTTGCCCGCATGAAGCCATTGGTTGAGGCGGAGAACGAACGCATTCTTGAGCAGCGAGAAGATCTGCTGGCAATGCGCTCCAGCAGGAATCTGGGCTGGTTTGAAAGGCGAACACTGCAAACGCTTGCCGAAGAGTATGAAGTCGAGATCGGAGATGAGCCGGGCCAGAAAGAGGTTCAGGCGCTTCTGATGCGAGTCGATGCTGTGCCGGTCGAGATGGCGCTGGTACAGGCGGCCAATGAATCGTCATGGGGCGAATCCCGCTTCGCGGTCGAAGGCAACAACTACTTCGGCCAGTGGTGTTATTCGAAAGGGTGCGGCATCGTACCTGAACAGCGTTCAGCTGGAGCCACGCACGAGGTTCGTCGCTTTGACAATGCCCGTGATTCAGTGCGTGCCTATATGAACAATATCAATACCACCCGCGCCTATGTGCCGTTTCGCAAGCTGAGAGAGGAGCAGCGCAAGCGAAAGCAGGAGCTTGATGCCGTGCATCTGGCACTTGGGTTGAAATCCTATTCGGAACGCGGCATGGCCTATGTGAAAACGATTCAGGCAATGATCCGCAGCAACCGCAAGTTGATCGCCTCCAGTTAA
- a CDS encoding serine/threonine protein kinase: MKKQDRHSFYRLGPEQILQAVESVGFECDGQLLALNSYENRVYLVGAGRESIVVKFYRPNRWSDSEILEEHLFTEELAEFDIPAVPPLSIKGSTLFHHDGHRFAFYPLKAGRAPDLESREQLEQLGRYIGRIHAVGAVRDFEHRPTLDVGTFGDDSYEFLIENGFIPKELEAAYEKVAEDLLHAVEARFESINPQLIRLHGDGHQGNILWDVSGDGAGSPYIIDFDDARMGPAIQDLWMFLSGDRANMSSSLDILLTAYDQFHDFDCRELALIEPLRSLRIMHHAAWLARRWDDPAFKDAFPWFNTQNYWEQHVLSLKEQMAAMQEPPLVWI, encoded by the coding sequence ATGAAGAAGCAGGATAGACACTCGTTTTACCGACTCGGTCCGGAGCAGATCCTGCAGGCGGTAGAGAGCGTTGGCTTTGAGTGTGATGGCCAGTTGCTGGCGCTCAACTCCTATGAGAACCGCGTCTATCTCGTCGGGGCAGGTCGCGAATCAATCGTAGTCAAGTTCTACCGCCCCAACCGCTGGTCGGATTCGGAAATCCTTGAAGAGCACCTCTTCACGGAAGAGCTCGCCGAGTTTGATATCCCTGCCGTGCCACCGCTCAGCATCAAAGGCAGCACCCTTTTTCATCACGATGGCCACCGTTTTGCCTTCTATCCGCTCAAGGCCGGGCGTGCTCCCGATCTGGAGAGTCGGGAGCAGCTCGAGCAGCTGGGGCGCTACATCGGCCGCATCCATGCAGTCGGTGCCGTGCGCGATTTCGAGCATCGCCCGACCCTTGATGTCGGCACGTTCGGCGACGACTCCTACGAATTCCTGATCGAAAACGGTTTTATCCCCAAAGAACTCGAAGCGGCCTATGAGAAGGTTGCTGAAGACCTTCTGCATGCCGTAGAAGCACGCTTTGAGTCAATCAATCCTCAACTGATCCGCCTGCATGGTGATGGACATCAGGGCAATATTCTCTGGGATGTCAGCGGAGATGGAGCCGGCAGCCCATATATCATCGATTTCGACGATGCCCGCATGGGACCAGCGATTCAGGATCTCTGGATGTTCCTCTCCGGGGATCGTGCCAATATGAGCAGCTCACTCGATATCCTGCTCACGGCATACGATCAGTTTCATGATTTTGACTGCCGGGAGCTGGCATTGATCGAACCACTCAGATCCCTGCGCATCATGCATCATGCTGCATGGCTGGCACGCCGCTGGGATGACCCCGCCTTCAAAGACGCATTCCCGTGGTTCAACACGCAGAACTACTGGGAGCAGCATGTTTTATCACTGAAAGAGCAGATGGCTGCGATGCAGGAGCCGCCTCTTGTCTGGATATAA
- a CDS encoding SlyX family protein, with protein sequence MEKRIIELETKISYQDHIISELDDVVTSQQKQIEKLEKEMKRVQAHLKALTSSGLAHPDEESPPPHY encoded by the coding sequence ATGGAAAAACGAATCATCGAACTTGAAACCAAGATCTCCTATCAGGATCATATTATCAGTGAGCTTGATGATGTGGTGACCAGCCAGCAAAAACAGATCGAAAAACTGGAGAAGGAGATGAAACGGGTTCAGGCACACCTGAAAGCGCTTACCTCATCCGGGCTGGCGCATCCTGATGAAGAGTCTCCCCCTCCCCATTACTAA
- the argH gene encoding argininosuccinate lyase, with amino-acid sequence MSEKPWGGRFESPTNEFVEAFNASIDVDARMYAEDINGSKAHAKMLTAQGILSQEDCNAIMRGLDEILGEIESGEFEFTIALEDVHMNIEARLTEKIGDAGKRLHTARSRNDQVATDTRLYLRHRSSRIIGHLRHLQRVLVELAETHADTIMPGFTHLQTAQPVTFGHHLLAYVEMFNRDIGRFKDAADRMNQCPLGSAALAGTTFPIDRHMTAATLGFDAPTANSLDAVSDRDFIMELLAAASITAVHLSRFSEELILWMSAQFRFVDLPDAFCTGSSIMPQKKNPDMPELVRGKTGRIIGGLVAILTTVKSLPLAYNKDMQEDKTAIFDAFDNLEGSLRVFGDMLPGMKVNKSVMHEAAASGFATATDLADALVRAGVPFRNAHEIVGKSVAHCIKEGIELHEMDAATCVNIDERLSVDMVRTLSVENCVAARDHIGGTAPNQVRLQVAAWKEELKS; translated from the coding sequence ATGTCTGAGAAACCCTGGGGTGGCCGCTTTGAGTCCCCTACCAATGAATTTGTAGAAGCATTTAATGCATCGATCGATGTCGATGCGCGCATGTATGCTGAGGATATCAACGGCTCGAAAGCACATGCTAAAATGCTGACGGCTCAGGGAATCCTGTCTCAGGAAGATTGCAACGCGATTATGCGTGGCCTGGATGAAATCCTCGGTGAGATCGAAAGTGGAGAGTTCGAATTCACTATCGCACTCGAAGATGTGCATATGAATATTGAAGCACGCCTGACAGAAAAGATTGGCGATGCCGGCAAACGCCTGCACACAGCACGCTCCCGCAACGACCAGGTGGCCACTGACACGCGTCTCTATCTGCGTCACCGCAGCAGCCGCATAATCGGCCACCTGCGCCACCTGCAGCGGGTACTGGTCGAACTGGCTGAAACACATGCCGACACTATCATGCCCGGCTTTACGCACCTGCAGACAGCGCAACCCGTCACCTTCGGCCACCATCTGCTCGCTTATGTCGAGATGTTCAACCGCGATATCGGCCGATTTAAAGATGCAGCCGATCGCATGAACCAGTGCCCGCTCGGCTCGGCTGCGCTTGCCGGAACAACCTTTCCGATTGATCGTCATATGACCGCCGCCACACTCGGCTTTGACGCACCAACCGCCAATTCGCTCGATGCAGTCTCCGATCGCGATTTTATCATGGAGCTACTGGCGGCCGCCTCGATTACCGCAGTTCACCTCTCCCGTTTTTCTGAGGAACTTATCCTCTGGATGAGCGCCCAGTTCCGTTTTGTCGACCTGCCCGATGCCTTTTGCACAGGCTCATCAATCATGCCTCAGAAGAAAAACCCGGACATGCCGGAATTGGTGCGCGGTAAAACCGGCCGTATTATCGGTGGTCTGGTCGCTATTCTGACAACGGTCAAAAGCCTGCCGCTGGCCTATAACAAGGATATGCAAGAGGACAAAACGGCTATTTTCGATGCCTTCGACAACCTCGAAGGAAGCCTGCGAGTGTTTGGTGACATGCTCCCCGGCATGAAAGTGAACAAATCGGTGATGCATGAAGCTGCCGCTTCCGGTTTTGCCACGGCAACCGACCTCGCCGATGCGCTGGTTCGAGCCGGCGTACCATTCCGCAACGCACATGAAATAGTCGGCAAGTCCGTCGCCCACTGTATCAAAGAGGGTATTGAACTGCATGAGATGGATGCCGCCACCTGTGTTAACATTGACGAGCGCCTGAGCGTCGATATGGTGCGCACGCTTTCTGTAGAGAATTGTGTGGCTGCGCGCGATCATATCGGCGGCACCGCACCGAATCAGGTGCGTCTTCAGGTTGCCGCCTGGAAAGAGGAGCTGAAAAGCTGA
- a CDS encoding aminotransferase class I/II-fold pyridoxal phosphate-dependent enzyme yields the protein MQNKSHQVRIAQLGAYPFERLKALFDGHTPNPELEPIDAGAGEPRLPLPSFVADTLNANLTGFSKYPSTVGSIELRTAIAAWLKQRYGLESIDPATQVLTANGTRESLFAIAHALVNPDAPDDRRPYVLMPNPMYQIYLGAAITAGAEPWFLSCSEATGFAPDLAAVPEHVWTDTALVYVCSPSNPTGWIADEDYFRKLLELADRFDFAIVSDECYSEIYWQQRPAGLLEVAENLGRTDFSRCLVMNSLSKRSALPGMRSGLIAGDAKLIRQFTKLRSYTGPATPLPLQHVAAAAWSDELHVEQHLDVYRASLKAFFDVYGGEIPSGSFFVWLPVADDEAFALAAYTQQSVTVLPGTYLGAADQNGINPGTGYIRAALVDGPESAAELARRLKAVVI from the coding sequence ATGCAAAACAAATCCCATCAGGTTCGCATTGCGCAGCTGGGCGCCTATCCGTTTGAGCGCCTGAAAGCGCTGTTTGACGGCCATACGCCTAATCCCGAGCTGGAGCCCATCGACGCCGGTGCGGGAGAGCCGCGCCTGCCACTCCCCTCCTTTGTCGCCGACACGCTGAATGCGAATCTCACCGGCTTCTCAAAATACCCGTCCACGGTCGGCAGTATCGAGTTGCGAACCGCTATCGCCGCCTGGCTGAAGCAACGCTATGGTCTGGAAAGCATTGATCCTGCCACACAGGTGTTGACAGCAAATGGTACGCGCGAGTCGCTCTTCGCCATCGCGCATGCACTGGTAAACCCGGATGCTCCGGATGACAGGCGCCCATACGTGCTGATGCCCAATCCGATGTACCAGATATATCTTGGTGCAGCGATTACGGCGGGTGCTGAACCATGGTTTCTCTCCTGCTCTGAGGCAACAGGGTTTGCTCCTGATCTTGCTGCAGTGCCCGAACATGTGTGGACCGATACCGCACTGGTCTATGTCTGCTCCCCGTCCAACCCGACCGGCTGGATAGCTGACGAGGACTATTTCCGTAAACTGCTTGAACTGGCTGACCGTTTTGATTTCGCGATTGTTTCCGATGAATGCTATTCCGAGATCTACTGGCAGCAGCGGCCTGCAGGCCTGCTTGAGGTCGCCGAAAACCTTGGCAGAACCGACTTCTCACGCTGTCTGGTGATGAATTCGCTCTCCAAGCGCTCGGCTCTGCCCGGCATGCGTTCGGGGCTGATAGCCGGCGATGCCAAACTGATCAGGCAATTCACCAAACTGCGCAGCTATACCGGGCCTGCCACACCACTGCCATTACAGCATGTTGCCGCGGCTGCATGGTCGGATGAATTACATGTCGAACAGCATCTTGATGTCTATCGGGCGAGCCTGAAAGCATTCTTTGATGTCTACGGTGGTGAAATACCTTCCGGTTCATTCTTTGTCTGGCTTCCTGTTGCCGATGACGAAGCATTTGCATTAGCCGCCTACACCCAGCAGTCAGTAACGGTTCTTCCCGGAACCTATCTGGGAGCAGCAGATCAGAATGGCATTAACCCTGGAACAGGTTATATCCGGGCTGCGCTTGTTGATGGTCCGGAAAGCGCGGCCGAACTTGCCCGCCGCTTAAAAGCGGTAGTTATCTAA
- a CDS encoding alanine racemase, with amino-acid sequence MQIPNHVETRLRELAEHGKTLNCYIYDTGEMRKKIAHLARIMPAGVEVFYAMKANPHGAFLAAALEAGAKGIEIASLGEAEKAVAAGFDASSLIYTGPGKSAEELTWAVEHCIRTVHIESLTEAHRLNAIAEKAGKKQDILLRINADFDIHEAQTTFSGGSKKFGVDEEKLADVLPQILALDALNFRGLHVYAASGVLNVADLLKNCELVFGMARHIEATFPGALCDTIDFGGGFGVDYLESGHDFDPQAYADGLKSLIDQYGYQERTFFLELGRYLAADSGWFCTEILDIKDSRGKKQVICAGGINHFRRPAALAINHPLAIVHLERARLFDGQESIRNESVYFGGPLCTGADKLANNIHVEAADIGDIAVFGLAGAYGLTMSNMEFLSHERPEEIVLG; translated from the coding sequence ATGCAGATACCTAATCATGTAGAAACCAGACTTCGCGAACTTGCAGAACATGGTAAGACACTGAATTGCTATATTTACGATACCGGCGAGATGCGGAAGAAAATCGCGCACCTGGCCCGGATCATGCCTGCCGGCGTTGAGGTTTTTTATGCAATGAAGGCCAACCCGCATGGGGCCTTTCTTGCTGCAGCGCTTGAAGCGGGAGCAAAGGGTATTGAGATTGCCAGCCTGGGTGAGGCCGAGAAGGCAGTTGCAGCAGGATTTGATGCCTCAAGCCTGATCTATACAGGCCCGGGAAAGTCGGCTGAAGAGCTCACATGGGCAGTGGAGCATTGCATCCGCACCGTTCATATCGAATCGCTGACCGAAGCGCACCGCCTGAATGCCATTGCAGAGAAGGCGGGAAAAAAACAGGACATTCTGCTGCGCATCAATGCTGATTTCGACATTCACGAAGCACAGACAACCTTCTCGGGCGGCTCGAAAAAGTTTGGTGTTGATGAGGAGAAGCTTGCAGACGTACTGCCACAGATCCTTGCGCTCGACGCCCTCAACTTCCGTGGTCTGCATGTCTATGCTGCTTCCGGTGTACTGAATGTTGCTGACCTGCTGAAGAACTGTGAACTGGTATTCGGCATGGCCCGCCATATCGAAGCCACTTTTCCCGGGGCTCTGTGCGACACCATTGACTTCGGTGGCGGCTTCGGTGTTGATTACCTTGAATCCGGCCATGATTTCGACCCTCAAGCCTATGCCGATGGCCTGAAGAGTCTGATCGACCAATACGGCTATCAGGAGCGCACCTTCTTTCTGGAGCTCGGTCGTTATCTTGCTGCCGATTCCGGCTGGTTCTGTACCGAGATTCTCGACATCAAGGATTCGCGCGGCAAAAAGCAGGTGATCTGTGCCGGCGGCATCAACCACTTCCGGCGCCCGGCAGCTCTGGCCATTAACCACCCGCTGGCCATCGTTCACCTCGAAAGAGCTCGACTTTTCGATGGACAGGAATCGATCCGAAATGAATCGGTCTATTTTGGCGGCCCTCTCTGCACTGGCGCTGACAAACTGGCCAACAATATTCACGTCGAAGCGGCAGATATCGGCGATATTGCCGTATTCGGGCTGGCCGGCGCTTATGGCCTGACCATGTCGAATATGGAGTTCCTCAGCCACGAGCGGCCGGAAGAGATCGTTTTAGGCTGA
- the dapD gene encoding 2,3,4,5-tetrahydropyridine-2,6-dicarboxylate N-succinyltransferase yields MNHLQKVIEGAWDTRTEWDMRSASCEVREAVEHSIQLLDDGGVRVAEKDAEGNWVTQEWLKKAVLLYFKMHDNAVISGGGTNYYDKVPQKFANWGEDMFRKGGMRVVPPATVRKGAYIAPKTVLMPSYVNIGAYVDEGTMVDTWATVGSCAQIGKNVHLSGGVGIGGVLEPLQATPTIIEDNCFIGARSEVVEGCIVREGSVLSMGVYIGKSTRIYDRETGETYYGEVPPYSVVVSGSMPGKSGGPSLYCAVIVKKVDEQTRSKTGITELLRD; encoded by the coding sequence GTGAACCATTTACAAAAAGTCATTGAAGGCGCTTGGGATACCAGAACCGAATGGGATATGCGCTCGGCCTCATGTGAAGTCCGCGAGGCCGTTGAGCACTCCATTCAACTGCTGGATGATGGCGGTGTCCGCGTTGCGGAAAAAGATGCAGAGGGCAACTGGGTCACGCAGGAGTGGCTGAAGAAAGCGGTACTGCTCTACTTCAAGATGCACGATAATGCGGTGATCAGCGGTGGTGGCACCAACTACTACGACAAGGTCCCTCAGAAGTTCGCCAACTGGGGTGAAGATATGTTCCGCAAGGGCGGCATGCGTGTCGTACCGCCCGCCACAGTGCGCAAAGGTGCCTATATCGCTCCTAAAACCGTTCTGATGCCGTCCTATGTGAATATCGGCGCCTATGTTGATGAAGGCACCATGGTAGACACCTGGGCTACCGTCGGCTCATGTGCCCAGATCGGTAAAAATGTACATCTCTCTGGCGGTGTCGGTATCGGCGGCGTGCTTGAGCCACTTCAGGCCACACCCACCATCATTGAAGACAATTGCTTTATCGGCGCCCGTTCAGAAGTTGTTGAAGGCTGCATTGTTCGTGAGGGCTCCGTTCTCTCGATGGGCGTATACATCGGCAAGTCCACCCGCATTTATGATCGAGAAACCGGAGAGACCTATTACGGCGAAGTTCCACCCTATTCGGTTGTGGTATCCGGCTCCATGCCGGGCAAATCCGGCGGTCCTAGCCTCTACTGTGCAGTGATCGTGAAAAAGGTGGACGAGCAGACACGTTCGAAAACAGGAATTACGGAACTGCTTCGCGACTGA
- a CDS encoding SRPBCC family protein: MPLSKLEVSIEINRPVTDVIAFVDNCRNDPMWQTSVLQSEKLSDGTPAIGTVYRVKEKFLGRVIEQDWEVTDRNTDGSFWSAKTMTGPFPMETSMQFSANGPSTRVHRTLSIDVGRFFKVASPVVAHIAKRELEMDFANLKELLESEV, translated from the coding sequence ATGCCATTGAGCAAGCTGGAAGTAAGTATCGAGATCAACCGGCCAGTCACCGATGTTATCGCCTTTGTCGATAACTGCAGGAATGATCCGATGTGGCAGACATCAGTACTGCAGTCGGAAAAGCTGAGTGATGGCACGCCTGCAATCGGCACAGTCTATCGCGTCAAGGAGAAGTTTCTCGGCCGTGTTATTGAACAGGATTGGGAAGTTACCGACCGCAATACGGATGGCAGCTTCTGGTCGGCGAAAACCATGACGGGGCCATTCCCTATGGAAACCTCTATGCAGTTCTCTGCAAATGGTCCCTCTACACGGGTACACCGGACACTGAGCATTGATGTGGGCAGGTTCTTCAAGGTGGCCTCCCCTGTGGTAGCTCATATCGCCAAACGGGAGCTGGAGATGGATTTCGCCAATCTCAAGGAGCTCCTTGAGTCAGAAGTCTAG
- a CDS encoding nucleoside deaminase → MDEFLAAAIEEAKIGLSEGGIPIGSVLVIDGHVVGRGHNRRVQSGSPVLHAEMDCLEHAGRIKAADYRRAILYSTLSPCDMCSGAVLLYGIGKVVVGENRTFKGPEAYLRSRGVDIQVVDDPVCRQLMESFIRHNPELWNEDIGE, encoded by the coding sequence ATGGATGAATTTTTAGCGGCTGCAATCGAAGAGGCAAAGATAGGGTTAAGCGAGGGCGGGATTCCCATCGGTTCTGTCCTTGTGATTGATGGTCATGTCGTTGGTCGTGGCCATAACCGTCGGGTTCAGAGTGGCAGCCCGGTGTTGCACGCTGAGATGGACTGCCTCGAGCATGCAGGGCGCATTAAAGCCGCCGATTATCGAAGGGCAATCCTTTATTCAACCCTCTCTCCCTGTGATATGTGCAGCGGCGCTGTGCTGCTCTATGGGATTGGCAAGGTTGTGGTTGGCGAGAACCGTACGTTCAAAGGGCCCGAGGCGTACCTCCGCTCACGTGGCGTGGATATACAGGTGGTCGATGATCCGGTGTGCAGGCAGTTGATGGAGAGTTTTATCCGGCATAACCCGGAACTCTGGAATGAGGATATCGGCGAGTAG
- a CDS encoding Rieske (2Fe-2S) protein produces the protein MSKQQDWQFVNKPAEGEAVCFDLKATIHLSDGSDVDISEQGFLICFQGQYRAWRNHCPHAGAPLDWEPGRFFSDDGGQLLCHVHFAHFDPLSGECLSGPCSRGLYPLEFREMETVIQVPSMISNPESGEEKCHG, from the coding sequence TTGAGTAAACAGCAAGATTGGCAGTTTGTGAACAAACCGGCAGAGGGTGAGGCCGTCTGCTTTGATCTTAAGGCAACAATTCATCTTTCCGACGGCAGTGATGTCGATATCAGCGAGCAGGGGTTCCTGATCTGTTTTCAAGGACAATACCGGGCATGGAGAAATCACTGTCCGCACGCCGGGGCTCCGCTGGACTGGGAGCCCGGCCGCTTCTTTTCGGATGATGGGGGGCAACTGCTCTGCCATGTCCATTTTGCCCATTTTGATCCGCTAAGTGGTGAGTGCCTTTCCGGCCCATGTTCACGAGGGCTCTACCCGCTCGAATTTCGCGAGATGGAGACGGTGATTCAGGTTCCCTCGATGATTTCGAATCCAGAGAGTGGAGAGGAGAAGTGCCATGGATGA